One Pelodiscus sinensis isolate JC-2024 chromosome 25, ASM4963464v1, whole genome shotgun sequence DNA window includes the following coding sequences:
- the SLFNL1 gene encoding schlafen-like protein 1 isoform X3, which produces MGLCTMEDSAAAGAQQPVDEPAEEAPPGQTHVHTLYMGNLNPRYSREVLCSMLKDILGTASFPLQRHHIEVVKKARRAYALVQVATELSLEHVLKQLQVASDTEQQLLRELVMKGKTLVVGEGKRASLGTKEGQESDTEGTGASAPGPPGLGHPQSGRSRPRGAEDAQPSPWRKTPPQARRLVERPAAFLSGTRSDSAIVRQEIVGQERLFYGAFMGSETRNVEFKRGGGEYLSVTLKHHVRKYVCAFLNSEGGSLFVGVEDSGMVQGVRCGHREEDRIRLLIDSILKGFKPQVFPDAYTLTFIPVLKAEDTGIFLKVIRLSVHPPRQQGELLLYETDQGEVYLRRDGSIQGPLSGSAIQEWCRQEIA; this is translated from the exons atggggcTCTGCACAATGGAGGACTCAGCAGCCGCCggggcccagcagcctgtggACGAGCCGGCGGAGGAGGCGCCCCCTGGCCAGACGCACGTCCACACGCTGTACATGGGGAACCTGAACCCCAGGTACTCGCGGGAGGTGCTCTGCAGCATGCTGAAGGACATCCTGGGCACCGCCAGCTTCCCCCTGCAGCGGCACCACATCGAAGTGGTGAAGAAAGCGAGACGGGCCTACGCCTTGGTGCAGGTGGCCACCGAGCTGAGCCTGGAGCACGTCCTGAAGCAGCTCCAGGTGGCCTCGGACACAGAGCAACAGCTACTCCGGGAGCTAGTGATGAAAGGGAAAAcgctggtggtgggagagggcaaGAGAGCCTCGCTCGGCACAAAGGAGGGCCAAGAG AGTGACACTGAGGGGACCGGTGCCAGCGCCCCAGGgccccctgggctggggcacccGCAGTCTGGCAGGAGCCGGCCGCGGGGGGCCGAGgacgcccagcccagcccctggcgGAAGACACCCCCTCAAGCCCGCAGGCTGGTGGAGAGGCCGGCCGCGTTTCTCAGCGGCACCCGCTCTGACAGCGCCATTGTCCGGCAGGAGATCGTGGGCCAGGAGCGCTTGTTCTACGGCGCCTTCATGGGGAGCGAGACCCGGAACGTGGAATTCAAGCGGGGCGGGGGCGAGTACCTGAGCGTGACCCTCAAGCACCACGTCCGCAAGTACGTCTGCGCCTTCCTCAACAGCGAAGGGGGCAGCCTCTTTGTGGGGGTGGAGGACAGCGGCATGGTGCAGGGGGTGAGGTGTGGGCACCGCGAGGAGGACCGCATCCGCTTGCTCATTGACTCCATTCTGAAAGGCTTCAAGCCCCAGGTGTTCCCGGACGCCTACACCCTCACCTTCATCCCGGTGCTCAAAGCCGAGGACACCGGCATCTTCCTGAAGGTGATCCGGCTCAGCGTCCACCCGcccaggcagcaaggggagctgctgcTCTACGAGACGGACCAGGGGGAGGTTTACCTGCGGCGGGACGGCAGCATCCAAGGGCCGCTCTCCGGGAGCGCCATCCAGGAGTGGTGCAGGCAG
- the SLFNL1 gene encoding schlafen-like protein 1 isoform X1 has product MGLCTMEDSAAAGAQQPVDEPAEEAPPGQTHVHTLYMGNLNPRYSREVLCSMLKDILGTASFPLQRHHIEVVKKARRAYALVQVATELSLEHVLKQLQVASDTEQQLLRELVMKGKTLVVGEGKRASLGTKEGQESDTEGTGASAPGPPGLGHPQSGRSRPRGAEDAQPSPWRKTPPQARRLVERPAAFLSGTRSDSAIVRQEIVGQERLFYGAFMGSETRNVEFKRGGGEYLSVTLKHHVRKYVCAFLNSEGGSLFVGVEDSGMVQGVRCGHREEDRIRLLIDSILKGFKPQVFPDAYTLTFIPVLKAEDTGIFLKVIRLSVHPPRQQGELLLYETDQGEVYLRRDGSIQGPLSGSAIQEWCRQKWTGEVRKLEERLEVLRKEKDSLQQQLNQQLRTPKSRICTVL; this is encoded by the exons atggggcTCTGCACAATGGAGGACTCAGCAGCCGCCggggcccagcagcctgtggACGAGCCGGCGGAGGAGGCGCCCCCTGGCCAGACGCACGTCCACACGCTGTACATGGGGAACCTGAACCCCAGGTACTCGCGGGAGGTGCTCTGCAGCATGCTGAAGGACATCCTGGGCACCGCCAGCTTCCCCCTGCAGCGGCACCACATCGAAGTGGTGAAGAAAGCGAGACGGGCCTACGCCTTGGTGCAGGTGGCCACCGAGCTGAGCCTGGAGCACGTCCTGAAGCAGCTCCAGGTGGCCTCGGACACAGAGCAACAGCTACTCCGGGAGCTAGTGATGAAAGGGAAAAcgctggtggtgggagagggcaaGAGAGCCTCGCTCGGCACAAAGGAGGGCCAAGAG AGTGACACTGAGGGGACCGGTGCCAGCGCCCCAGGgccccctgggctggggcacccGCAGTCTGGCAGGAGCCGGCCGCGGGGGGCCGAGgacgcccagcccagcccctggcgGAAGACACCCCCTCAAGCCCGCAGGCTGGTGGAGAGGCCGGCCGCGTTTCTCAGCGGCACCCGCTCTGACAGCGCCATTGTCCGGCAGGAGATCGTGGGCCAGGAGCGCTTGTTCTACGGCGCCTTCATGGGGAGCGAGACCCGGAACGTGGAATTCAAGCGGGGCGGGGGCGAGTACCTGAGCGTGACCCTCAAGCACCACGTCCGCAAGTACGTCTGCGCCTTCCTCAACAGCGAAGGGGGCAGCCTCTTTGTGGGGGTGGAGGACAGCGGCATGGTGCAGGGGGTGAGGTGTGGGCACCGCGAGGAGGACCGCATCCGCTTGCTCATTGACTCCATTCTGAAAGGCTTCAAGCCCCAGGTGTTCCCGGACGCCTACACCCTCACCTTCATCCCGGTGCTCAAAGCCGAGGACACCGGCATCTTCCTGAAGGTGATCCGGCTCAGCGTCCACCCGcccaggcagcaaggggagctgctgcTCTACGAGACGGACCAGGGGGAGGTTTACCTGCGGCGGGACGGCAGCATCCAAGGGCCGCTCTCCGGGAGCGCCATCCAGGAGTGGTGCAGGCAG AAATGGACAGGAGA